Proteins encoded in a region of the Deltaproteobacteria bacterium genome:
- a CDS encoding citrate synthase, whose translation MASETLTITDNRTGKTYEVPIKHGAVKATDLFQIKVTEDDGLVVYDPGFMNTASCQSRITYIDGDKGILRYRGYPIEQIAEQSTYLETAYLILNGELPNEKQLADFSHNVTFHSIIHENIKKLIDGFHHDAHPMGILVSTVGALSTFYPDAKKIFDAGNRRMQTYRLISKMPTLAAFAYRHSLGQPYAYPDNDLSYTGNFLNMLFKMTELKYKPNAVLEKALDLLFILHADHEQNCSTNAMRGIGSSQPDPYSAVAGAAAALYGPLHGGANEAVLRMLMEIGSKDKVPDFIKKVKGGDGRLMGFGHRVYKNYDPRAKIIKKTADEVFEVTGRNPLLDIALELERIALSDDYFIKRKLYPNVDFYSGLIYQSMGLPMDMFPVLFAIPRTSGWIAQWEEMLTDPEQKLARPKQLYLGAAPRDFVPMSKRK comes from the coding sequence ATGGCCTCAGAGACATTGACCATTACGGACAACCGGACCGGTAAGACATACGAAGTTCCGATCAAACATGGCGCCGTGAAGGCGACGGATTTGTTCCAAATCAAGGTCACTGAGGACGATGGGCTGGTGGTGTACGACCCGGGGTTCATGAACACTGCTTCGTGCCAGAGCCGCATTACTTATATAGATGGCGATAAGGGAATCCTGCGCTACCGAGGCTATCCGATCGAGCAGATCGCCGAACAAAGCACCTATTTAGAGACCGCGTATTTGATTCTCAATGGTGAGTTGCCCAACGAAAAACAGCTGGCAGACTTCAGTCACAACGTGACTTTTCACTCGATTATCCATGAGAATATCAAGAAACTCATCGACGGCTTCCATCACGACGCTCATCCCATGGGCATTCTCGTCAGCACCGTGGGCGCGCTGTCGACGTTTTATCCCGACGCCAAGAAAATTTTCGATGCCGGTAATCGGCGCATGCAGACCTATCGCTTGATCAGCAAGATGCCGACTTTGGCGGCGTTCGCCTATCGGCACAGCCTTGGGCAGCCGTACGCATACCCGGACAACGACCTGAGCTATACCGGCAACTTCTTGAACATGTTGTTCAAGATGACTGAGTTAAAGTACAAACCCAATGCGGTCTTGGAAAAAGCACTGGACCTGCTGTTTATTTTGCACGCCGATCACGAGCAAAACTGCAGCACCAATGCGATGCGCGGCATCGGCAGCTCCCAGCCCGATCCCTATTCAGCAGTGGCGGGCGCCGCCGCCGCACTTTACGGCCCGCTGCATGGCGGTGCCAACGAAGCCGTGCTGCGCATGCTGATGGAGATCGGCTCGAAGGATAAGGTCCCCGATTTCATCAAGAAAGTGAAAGGCGGCGATGGGCGGCTGATGGGCTTTGGCCACCGGGTGTATAAGAACTACGACCCGCGCGCGAAAATCATCAAAAAGACCGCCGACGAAGTTTTTGAAGTCACCGGGCGCAACCCGTTACTCGACATCGCCCTCGAGTTGGAACGAATCGCGCTGTCCGATGACTATTTCATCAAGCGCAAACTCTATCCGAACGTCGACTTCTATTCCGGCTTGATCTACCAATCGATGGGCCTGCCGATGGATATGTTCCCGGTGCTGTTTGCGATTCCGCGCACCTCCGGTTGGATTGCCCAGTGGGAAGAGATGCTCACCGATCCTGAACAAAAACTTGCTAGGCCGAAACAACTCTACCTTGGCGCTGCGCCGCGTGACTTCGTGCCGATGAGCAAGCGAAAATAG
- a CDS encoding LysM peptidoglycan-binding domain-containing protein translates to MFFNAAIVLLGILLSLVTGCVPAPFQAPPRPVAVVQPLPAAPAPPPPFTLSAEFQALAEVQDELDDEAANGLVWPAGMFAAAVKKEPEKPAQAAKPIDDSPTALQRVSGPLADDRLLDLLEKDLDKAVSQAPERRRLQLSKAVTDDPKVRHYVTLFSKTTRPYFAQLLARSGKYMPMIVKTLREAGLPDEMGYLALIESAFIPHAKSPAGAAGLWQFVPDTARIYGLRIDSWVDERFDPAKSTRAAASYLKDLHERYGRWFFATAAYNSGPSILDNALQRTKNQDFQSLGVNRRLSAETRNFVPKFVAAALIATDPRKYGFEQLRYETPLEYDEVEVREPMKLETIAAMTGSDLRLLTELNPALLRGQTPPGERNYRVKIPEGRSLMLAKAMAPKKEIRETVEPPKEPKETKDQPETEVITYEVKRGETLYSIARRYGQTVRSLMALNGLTSAKVRAGQQLRILVDTLRGALR, encoded by the coding sequence ATGTTTTTCAACGCAGCTATTGTTCTGCTGGGAATTCTTTTGTCTCTTGTGACCGGTTGCGTGCCGGCGCCCTTCCAGGCGCCGCCGCGCCCGGTTGCCGTCGTGCAACCTTTGCCCGCCGCCCCCGCGCCACCACCGCCGTTTACGCTCTCCGCAGAATTTCAAGCACTGGCGGAAGTTCAAGACGAACTGGACGATGAAGCCGCCAATGGCCTGGTTTGGCCCGCTGGCATGTTCGCTGCCGCGGTAAAGAAAGAACCGGAGAAGCCGGCCCAAGCCGCCAAACCCATCGACGATTCACCCACGGCTTTGCAAAGGGTTTCCGGACCGCTCGCCGACGACCGGCTGTTGGACCTGCTGGAGAAAGATCTTGACAAAGCGGTCAGCCAAGCGCCCGAGCGGCGCCGCTTGCAGCTCTCCAAAGCGGTGACCGACGACCCAAAGGTGCGCCACTACGTTACGCTGTTTTCAAAAACCACTCGTCCCTACTTTGCTCAGCTTTTGGCGCGCTCCGGGAAATATATGCCGATGATCGTGAAAACTTTGCGCGAAGCGGGACTGCCAGACGAGATGGGTTATCTGGCCCTGATCGAAAGCGCGTTTATCCCGCACGCGAAATCGCCGGCAGGCGCCGCGGGTTTGTGGCAGTTCGTGCCCGACACGGCGCGGATCTATGGGCTGCGCATCGACTCATGGGTCGACGAGCGTTTCGACCCGGCCAAATCGACACGCGCCGCAGCCTCCTACTTGAAAGATCTACACGAACGTTACGGCCGTTGGTTCTTCGCCACGGCGGCGTACAATTCCGGCCCCTCCATTCTCGACAACGCTCTGCAAAGAACCAAGAATCAAGATTTCCAGAGTCTCGGCGTCAATCGCCGGCTGAGCGCTGAGACGCGCAACTTCGTCCCGAAATTCGTCGCCGCGGCGCTCATCGCCACCGATCCGCGCAAATATGGCTTCGAGCAGCTGCGCTATGAAACGCCGTTGGAGTACGATGAGGTCGAAGTACGCGAGCCGATGAAATTGGAAACCATCGCGGCCATGACTGGCAGTGACCTCCGTTTGTTGACAGAGCTCAATCCCGCCTTGCTGCGCGGCCAGACGCCGCCGGGCGAACGCAACTACCGCGTCAAGATACCCGAAGGACGCAGCCTGATGTTAGCCAAAGCGATGGCGCCCAAGAAAGAAATCAGAGAAACCGTCGAACCGCCCAAAGAACCTAAGGAGACTAAGGATCAGCCTGAAACTGAAGTGATCACCTACGAGGTCAAACGCGGCGAGACACTCTATTCCATAGCACGCCGTTACGGTCAAACTGTGCGGAGCCTGATGGCGCTCAACGGCCTAACCAGCGCTAAAGTGCGCGCTGGCCAGCAGCTGAGAATCTTAGTCGACACGCTACGCGGCGCGCTGCGTTAG
- a CDS encoding amino acid ABC transporter ATP-binding protein yields the protein MIEFRNLNKWFGALQVLKNVNLTIAGGEVVVVCGPSGSGKSTLIRCINRLEPFQSGELIVDGMSLTDANLDAAKLRTNVGMVFQSFNLYPHMTVLRNITLAPVKVKKIADGEAEKIARQLLERVGIPDKADVYPANLSGGQQQRVAIARALAMKPKVMLFDEPTSALDPEMINEVLEVMTDLARDGMTMIVVTHEMGFARRVSHRVVFMDGGQVIEEAAPEQFFAAPESERAKQFLSKILSH from the coding sequence GTGATCGAATTTCGCAACCTCAACAAATGGTTTGGCGCGCTTCAGGTGTTGAAAAACGTCAACCTAACCATCGCCGGCGGCGAAGTCGTCGTGGTTTGCGGCCCCAGCGGCAGCGGCAAGAGTACGCTGATCCGCTGCATCAACCGTCTTGAGCCTTTCCAGTCCGGCGAGTTGATCGTCGACGGCATGTCGCTCACCGATGCCAATCTCGACGCTGCCAAGCTGCGCACCAACGTCGGCATGGTGTTTCAATCGTTCAATCTCTATCCGCACATGACCGTGCTGCGCAACATCACCCTGGCACCGGTCAAGGTCAAAAAAATCGCCGATGGCGAAGCCGAAAAAATCGCCCGCCAGCTGCTCGAACGGGTGGGCATTCCCGACAAAGCCGACGTCTATCCGGCCAATCTCTCCGGCGGCCAACAGCAGCGCGTCGCCATCGCCCGCGCCCTGGCGATGAAGCCTAAAGTCATGCTTTTCGACGAGCCGACCTCGGCGCTCGATCCGGAAATGATCAACGAAGTGCTCGAAGTGATGACCGACCTGGCGCGCGACGGCATGACGATGATCGTCGTCACCCACGAGATGGGCTTTGCCCGCCGGGTTTCTCACCGGGTGGTTTTCATGGATGGTGGACAGGTGATCGAAGAAGCCGCGCCGGAGCAGTTTTTCGCGGCGCCGGAGTCGGAGCGAGCCAAACAGTTTCTCAGCAAAATACTTTCACACTAA
- a CDS encoding amino acid ABC transporter permease codes for MDLQVITNNFAFLMQQGFFGIGNFVGGTLRLAVPAMVLGFLLGILIGLARLSRLRWLRWSATVYVEFFRGVPLVMVIFWFWFIIPNLLGKSLPEYSVALTAFVIFEAAYLGEIIRAGIQSVPKGQVEAATATGLARAQMMRWVILPQALRNMLPALVTQFIVLLKDTSLASIIGYVDLTKAAQIVNNREIRPFELYLFIAVIYWLCSYAMSSYARHLEKNLARS; via the coding sequence ATGGACCTGCAGGTCATCACCAACAATTTTGCCTTCTTGATGCAGCAGGGCTTTTTCGGCATTGGCAACTTCGTCGGCGGCACGCTGCGCTTGGCCGTGCCGGCGATGGTCCTCGGCTTTTTGTTGGGCATCTTGATCGGCCTGGCGCGTTTATCGCGCTTGCGTTGGCTGCGTTGGTCGGCAACCGTTTACGTCGAATTTTTCCGCGGCGTGCCGTTGGTGATGGTGATCTTTTGGTTCTGGTTCATCATTCCGAACCTGCTCGGCAAATCGCTGCCGGAGTACAGCGTCGCGCTCACTGCGTTTGTTATCTTTGAAGCTGCTTATCTGGGCGAGATTATTCGCGCCGGTATTCAGTCCGTGCCCAAGGGCCAGGTCGAAGCCGCGACCGCGACGGGTTTGGCGCGCGCGCAGATGATGCGCTGGGTGATTTTGCCGCAGGCGTTGCGCAACATGCTGCCGGCGCTGGTGACGCAATTTATTGTCCTATTGAAAGATACCTCCCTCGCCTCGATCATCGGCTACGTCGACTTGACCAAAGCCGCGCAGATCGTCAACAACCGCGAAATCCGCCCCTTCGAGCTTTACCTCTTCATAGCGGTCATCTACTGGCTCTGCAGCTACGCGATGTCGAGCTACGCGCGCCATTTGGAAAAAAACCTGGCGCGAAGCTGA
- a CDS encoding DUF4185 domain-containing protein: MSSIWLIVSMLLGCQVCSIPLTKAVATLIAPAAHAASTVPVVRQSGSSSPRLTFIPGSTQKVEQLIGDVDRETKRPTLSRTEERFGIIGTDLGYSFEHEGKLFFLFGDTIARGGTGDSIATTTAQSGEGGVRLDFVTGADGQWLKVRPPGVSMETNEVPLAGLSIGGRIYMMVRTNRTAGASTGSDISKLVRFDEQARRFELLRDVSRLPLGRFIQVSLYHATTPVAGLPSQGPAVLMWGNGAYRKSNAYLAVTPTQNWVTGEGTRYFAGLDAAGEPTWAADESHAAPLFEQPVIGDHSVTYVPQVGLWLMLYDAWPGRPDRPDAGVQLRTSMTPWGPWSAPEQVLRPVDAAKGRLMHMANTDDGLEWPLKKFNGMSRRSEQGAIYAPYVIERFTRVEGDRLKLYYTLSTWNPYVVLLMRSEFKVQ; encoded by the coding sequence ATGTCGTCGATATGGCTGATCGTATCCATGCTGCTTGGGTGCCAAGTTTGTTCGATACCGCTGACCAAAGCGGTCGCGACGCTCATCGCGCCCGCCGCGCACGCTGCGTCAACCGTTCCGGTCGTCCGTCAGTCGGGCTCTTCCTCGCCCAGGCTCACCTTCATCCCGGGCTCCACGCAGAAAGTGGAGCAGCTCATCGGGGATGTTGACCGCGAGACGAAGCGCCCCACCCTGAGCCGCACCGAGGAGCGCTTCGGCATCATCGGCACCGACCTCGGCTACTCCTTCGAGCACGAGGGCAAGCTGTTCTTCCTGTTCGGCGACACGATCGCCCGGGGCGGCACCGGCGATTCCATCGCGACCACCACCGCCCAGTCCGGCGAGGGCGGCGTGCGCCTCGACTTCGTCACCGGGGCCGACGGGCAGTGGCTTAAGGTGCGCCCGCCCGGCGTGAGCATGGAGACGAATGAGGTCCCGCTTGCTGGCCTGTCGATCGGCGGCCGGATCTATATGATGGTCAGGACGAATCGCACGGCGGGAGCATCCACGGGATCGGACATATCGAAGCTCGTCAGGTTCGACGAGCAGGCCCGCCGATTCGAGTTGCTCCGCGATGTCTCGCGCCTACCGCTCGGCCGCTTCATCCAGGTCAGCCTCTACCACGCGACCACCCCGGTCGCCGGACTCCCGAGTCAGGGCCCCGCGGTGCTGATGTGGGGGAACGGGGCCTATCGCAAAAGCAACGCGTACCTCGCGGTCACCCCCACGCAGAACTGGGTGACCGGCGAGGGGACGCGCTACTTCGCTGGCCTCGACGCGGCCGGCGAGCCGACTTGGGCCGCCGACGAGTCGCACGCGGCCCCGTTGTTCGAGCAACCGGTGATTGGCGACCACTCGGTGACGTATGTGCCGCAGGTGGGCCTATGGCTCATGCTCTATGACGCATGGCCCGGAAGACCCGACAGGCCGGACGCCGGCGTGCAGCTCCGGACTTCGATGACTCCCTGGGGACCGTGGAGCGCGCCCGAGCAGGTCCTGAGACCGGTCGACGCGGCGAAGGGCAGGCTCATGCACATGGCGAACACCGACGATGGGCTTGAATGGCCGCTGAAGAAGTTCAATGGCATGAGCCGAAGGTCGGAGCAGGGCGCCATCTACGCCCCGTACGTGATCGAGCGCTTCACTCGGGTCGAGGGCGACAGGCTGAAGCTGTACTACACCCTGTCGACCTGGAACCCTTACGTCGTCTTGCTGATGCGCTCCGAGTTCAAGGTGCAATGA
- a CDS encoding amino acid ABC transporter permease has protein sequence MPVNYQFNWSVLWSGQTGGWLLQGLLTTLQISLLGWLLAVALGIVSGALRTVPFPPLRWLATFYVEFFRNVPLLVWMFFWYFGVPPLLPEAVRNWLFDHGVEFWAGLCALGVYHGARFSEVIRSGIQSIPKTQFEAAISTGLTVAQSYRLIIIPIALRLIVPPATNESLNLLKNSSVALTIGVAELTFQTRQIETYTAKAFEALAAGTIVYLILCLSIAALMARVEKRFAIPGMIAQGTGD, from the coding sequence TTGCCTGTGAACTACCAATTCAACTGGAGCGTGCTGTGGAGCGGCCAGACCGGCGGCTGGCTGCTCCAGGGGCTCCTTACCACTTTACAGATATCGCTGCTCGGTTGGCTCCTCGCGGTCGCGCTCGGCATCGTCTCTGGTGCGCTGCGCACGGTGCCCTTTCCTCCACTGCGCTGGTTGGCCACCTTCTACGTTGAGTTTTTCCGCAATGTGCCGCTCTTGGTCTGGATGTTTTTTTGGTACTTCGGCGTGCCGCCGCTGCTGCCTGAAGCGGTGCGCAATTGGCTCTTCGATCATGGCGTCGAGTTTTGGGCCGGCCTTTGCGCTCTCGGCGTCTATCACGGCGCGCGTTTCTCCGAGGTGATCCGCAGCGGTATCCAGTCGATTCCGAAGACCCAATTCGAAGCCGCCATCTCCACCGGACTGACGGTGGCGCAGTCCTATCGCTTGATCATCATTCCGATCGCGCTGCGCTTGATCGTGCCGCCGGCGACCAATGAATCGCTGAATCTCCTCAAGAACTCTTCGGTGGCACTGACCATCGGCGTTGCCGAACTGACTTTTCAAACACGTCAAATCGAAACCTACACCGCCAAAGCCTTTGAAGCGCTGGCGGCCGGCACGATTGTTTATCTCATTCTATGTCTGAGCATCGCGGCGCTGATGGCGCGCGTCGAAAAACGCTTCGCGATTCCCGGCATGATCGCCCAGGGCACGGGCGACTGA
- a CDS encoding transporter substrate-binding domain-containing protein, which yields MKNFIWLCAVIVALAAGATSARGQSTLEKIDKSGVLVIGTRTGSPPFAYVNKNNEWVGFSIDLVEQAIIPVLNKKLNKTIKVEKKESAPATRIPLLTSNAVDLIAETMTDTQARRDSVDFSITFFATGAQFLVRKGSPIKGIQTIANRRIAAQQGSTNAKIVRERVPNAKLVEFPDQPAAFQALAQKQVDAYTNDGIQLAGLRAKAPKPDEWAVVGEFFSYEPYGMAMRRNDSDFRQVVNVGLMDAISSGLYLTIYDKWFGIKGEVPYLLAPETKRFLEMQVVPK from the coding sequence ATGAAAAATTTTATCTGGCTCTGTGCCGTCATCGTAGCGCTGGCTGCCGGCGCGACTAGTGCGCGCGGTCAATCGACCTTGGAGAAAATCGACAAGAGCGGCGTCCTCGTCATCGGCACGCGCACCGGTTCGCCGCCGTTTGCCTACGTCAACAAGAATAACGAATGGGTCGGCTTCTCCATCGACTTGGTCGAACAGGCGATCATTCCGGTGTTGAACAAGAAGCTCAACAAGACCATAAAAGTCGAAAAGAAAGAATCGGCGCCGGCGACGCGCATTCCGCTGCTAACCTCGAACGCCGTCGATTTGATCGCTGAAACCATGACCGATACACAGGCGCGCCGCGACAGCGTCGATTTCAGCATCACCTTCTTCGCCACCGGCGCGCAGTTTCTGGTGCGAAAAGGCAGCCCGATCAAAGGCATTCAAACCATCGCCAACCGGCGCATCGCGGCACAGCAGGGCTCGACCAACGCCAAGATCGTCCGCGAGCGCGTGCCCAACGCCAAGCTCGTCGAATTCCCCGATCAGCCCGCTGCGTTTCAAGCGCTGGCACAAAAGCAAGTCGATGCTTATACCAACGACGGCATTCAGCTCGCCGGCCTGAGAGCCAAAGCGCCCAAGCCCGACGAGTGGGCCGTGGTCGGTGAATTTTTTTCCTATGAACCCTATGGCATGGCGATGCGCAGGAACGACTCGGACTTTCGCCAGGTCGTCAACGTCGGTCTGATGGACGCCATCTCTTCCGGTTTATACTTGACCATCTACGACAAATGGTTCGGCATCAAGGGCGAAGTGCCCTATTTGCTGGCACCGGAAACTAAACGGTTCCTAGAGATGCAGGTGGTGCCGAAATAG
- a CDS encoding aldo/keto reductase, translating into MTRRQLLRAFLASGLYMKCASAMAATTTPMIRRVIPQSGETLPVIGLGTWQTFDVGGESERAPLRAVLREFAAYGGSVIDSSPMYGRSESVAGDLIAEATLTAKIFFATKVWTQGREPGIRQMEESFRRLRTPRMDLLQVHNLVDWRTHLATLRSWKEPGKLRYIGVTHYTESGYGDLERVMKAEPLDFVQLNYSIAERSAEKRLLALAAERKIAVLVNRPFGGGGLIKRVLPYPLPSFAAQVDCSSWAQLLLKFAISHPAVTCAIPATSKVAHLRDNMQAGFGALPDQAMRAHIARHVEAL; encoded by the coding sequence ATGACGCGACGTCAACTGCTGCGCGCGTTTTTGGCGAGTGGGCTTTATATGAAATGCGCTAGCGCCATGGCTGCCACCACAACGCCGATGATTCGTCGAGTCATACCGCAGAGCGGCGAGACTCTGCCGGTGATCGGTCTGGGCACTTGGCAGACCTTCGACGTTGGCGGGGAGTCGGAGCGCGCGCCGCTGCGTGCGGTGCTGCGCGAATTCGCGGCCTACGGCGGCAGCGTCATCGACTCGTCGCCCATGTATGGTCGGTCCGAAAGCGTTGCCGGCGACCTGATTGCCGAGGCTACGCTTACGGCCAAGATATTTTTCGCCACCAAGGTGTGGACGCAGGGGCGTGAGCCCGGCATCCGCCAAATGGAAGAATCGTTTCGCCGTTTGCGCACCCCGCGGATGGATTTATTGCAGGTGCACAACCTCGTCGATTGGCGCACCCATCTTGCGACGCTGCGCAGTTGGAAAGAGCCAGGAAAGCTTCGCTACATCGGCGTGACCCATTACACCGAGAGCGGCTACGGTGACTTGGAACGCGTGATGAAAGCGGAGCCACTCGATTTCGTCCAGCTGAACTATTCGATCGCCGAGCGCAGCGCGGAGAAAAGACTGCTCGCCTTGGCGGCAGAGCGAAAAATCGCCGTGCTGGTCAATCGTCCCTTTGGCGGCGGCGGTTTGATCAAGCGGGTGTTGCCTTATCCGCTGCCGAGTTTTGCCGCGCAAGTCGATTGCTCAAGCTGGGCGCAATTGCTGCTTAAGTTTGCGATTTCTCATCCCGCGGTGACCTGCGCGATTCCGGCAACCAGCAAAGTGGCGCATCTGCGCGACAATATGCAGGCTGGTTTCGGAGCGCTGCCCGATCAGGCCATGCGCGCGCACATCGCCCGCCACGTCGAAGCGCTCTGA
- a CDS encoding GNAT family N-acetyltransferase: protein MITIRSSLPEDAEGIRRVSESATATLRKTYRPNQKALENRKSFSSQLNRLVALVDGEIAGTTQFYRDGEALRIIGLFVHPDYRRRGVARAIVDEVVEIALKQGIDLLVTRTVKETGNVPIFEKMGFDVMSVHADEYSESDEFRQLSEVDLQKKIT from the coding sequence ATGATCACGATCCGTTCAAGTTTGCCGGAGGACGCGGAGGGCATACGGCGGGTTTCTGAATCTGCGACCGCTACGCTCCGAAAGACCTACCGGCCCAATCAGAAGGCGCTGGAGAACCGGAAAAGCTTCTCCTCACAACTCAACCGCCTCGTTGCACTTGTTGACGGAGAGATTGCTGGAACGACCCAATTCTACCGTGACGGGGAAGCCCTCCGTATTATCGGTCTATTTGTCCACCCGGACTACCGGCGTCGAGGGGTCGCAAGGGCAATTGTTGATGAAGTGGTCGAAATCGCCCTGAAGCAAGGAATCGATCTGCTCGTAACTCGAACAGTCAAAGAGACGGGGAACGTTCCGATTTTCGAGAAGATGGGATTTGACGTGATGTCTGTCCACGCGGATGAGTACTCGGAGAGCGATGAATTCCGGCAATTGTCAGAGGTTGATTTGCAGAAGAAGATAACATGA
- the sixA gene encoding phosphohistidine phosphatase SixA, with translation MRSRWENRIETKTVAYYINKNILQPIFRVQQCVRPGHFQEQRPAALAIGRQVSGYHSKDATVVDFYLVRHGDAVSELVDVERPLSEMGRVQVARLAQQAAAKGVQPAVIYHSGILRARQTAEIMSEQLRPARGMAPMDGLQPMADPAGTAAMLELATDSIMLVGHLPFMNRIVGLLVKGNAERIVVDFAPATLVCLAKQAPRWGVQWSLAP, from the coding sequence ATTCGATCACGTTGGGAAAATCGGATTGAAACTAAGACGGTCGCATACTATATCAACAAAAACATTTTGCAACCGATTTTTCGCGTGCAGCAGTGTGTGCGGCCGGGCCACTTTCAAGAGCAACGTCCCGCTGCGTTGGCCATCGGCCGGCAGGTTTCGGGATACCACAGCAAGGATGCTACGGTGGTAGATTTCTATCTTGTCAGGCATGGGGATGCGGTTTCCGAGCTGGTCGATGTTGAGCGACCGCTCAGCGAAATGGGTCGGGTTCAGGTGGCACGGCTGGCGCAGCAGGCCGCGGCAAAGGGTGTGCAGCCGGCGGTCATTTACCATTCCGGCATACTGCGCGCCCGCCAAACCGCCGAGATCATGAGCGAACAGCTGCGCCCAGCCCGGGGCATGGCACCAATGGACGGTCTCCAGCCGATGGCCGATCCGGCGGGAACCGCTGCCATGTTGGAGCTCGCCACGGACTCGATCATGTTGGTGGGCCATCTGCCCTTCATGAACCGGATCGTGGGGTTGCTCGTCAAGGGCAACGCCGAACGCATCGTGGTCGACTTCGCACCGGCTACTTTGGTTTGTCTGGCCAAACAAGCGCCGCGTTGGGGTGTCCAATGGTCTTTGGCGCCGTAA
- a CDS encoding BrnT family toxin, producing MVKARQNARKHRVTFERGATVFKDPNALSLFDDEKQYQRK from the coding sequence CTGGTGAAAGCCCGGCAAAATGCGCGAAAACATCGCGTCACCTTTGAACGTGGCGCCACGGTGTTTAAGGATCCAAACGCGTTGTCCTTGTTTGATGACGAGAAGCAATATCAGAGGAAGTAA
- a CDS encoding DoxX family protein, translated as MEKILGVYSDYAYALMRIVLGALFFCHGAQKIFGWFGGIDGKGSATALASLIGVAGAIELVAGVLLTLGLWAGYAAFVASGLMAAAYFIGHFPAGFWPLENKGVAAVLYCIVFLYIATRGAGVWSIDEALN; from the coding sequence GTGGAAAAAATTCTCGGCGTTTATAGCGACTACGCCTATGCGCTCATGCGCATCGTGCTCGGCGCGTTGTTCTTCTGCCATGGCGCGCAGAAAATCTTCGGCTGGTTCGGCGGCATCGATGGCAAGGGCAGCGCGACGGCGTTGGCGTCTCTGATTGGCGTCGCCGGTGCCATCGAGCTGGTGGCTGGTGTGCTGCTTACGTTAGGGCTCTGGGCCGGCTACGCAGCTTTCGTCGCTAGCGGCCTGATGGCGGCGGCCTACTTCATCGGTCATTTCCCCGCAGGTTTTTGGCCGCTGGAAAATAAAGGCGTCGCGGCGGTGCTCTATTGTATTGTGTTTTTGTACATCGCGACGCGCGGCGCCGGGGTTTGGAGCATTGACGAAGCGCTTAACTGA